One genomic window of Branchiostoma floridae strain S238N-H82 chromosome 4, Bfl_VNyyK, whole genome shotgun sequence includes the following:
- the LOC118413604 gene encoding DNA damage-regulated autophagy modulator protein 2-like — protein MNYMEEVQMGCCGWLWNSWLCLGLGILPISVGILTAATFAISYSIAVVLKHVAAGFPYISDTGTEPPESCIFGQLLNITAMLVAATVYVRYKQVLEYNHRPEDSGLLLLNKFSAWLGMFIALGMSLVANFQESSVIIVHVVGAFMCFGCGIIYGFLQTAMSYKMYPHQNSLAVCRVRLIILVFATLCFITSILHKVPLSLQILVSFLRKDFPRKTNLAQLCDIIFYYPTAIFLVKCFACVQGFVPHVVSTAAEWGMSICFILFFFTYIREFQKITMEAQIRLFTDVLSLPCDLERSIGSEEVIPT, from the exons ATGAACTATATGGAAGAAGTTCAG ATGGGGTGTTGTGGCTGGTTATGGAACAGCTGGCTGTGCCTGGGACTGGGCATCCTCCCCATCTCTGTAGGGATCCTGACTGCTGCAACATTCGCCATATC ATATAGCATAGCTGTGGTCCTGAAGCATGTTGCAGCTGGCTTCCCTTACATCAG tgatacaggtacagaaccaCCAGAAAGCTGCATATTTGGGCAGCTGCTCAACATCACAGCTATGCTAG TTGCTGCAACAGTTTACGTCCGCTACAAACAGGTTCTGGAGTACAACCACCGGCCTGAGGACAGCGGTCTCCTACTGCTGAACAAATTCTCAGCCTGGCTGGGAATGTTTATAGCACTGGGCATGAGCCTGGTTGCAAACTTCCAG GAAAGCAGTGTCATCATAGTCCATGTTGTTGGGGCCTTCATGTGTTTTGGGTGCGGAATCATCTACGGTTTTCTCCAGACAGCTATGTCATACAAGATGTACCCACACCAGAACAGCCTGGCAGTCTGCAGAGTCAGGCTCATCATTCTTGTCTTCGCCACTCTATGCTTCATCACTAGTATCCTACACAAGGTGCCACTGTCTCTCCAGATATTGGTATCATTTTTAAGGAAAGATTTtccaagaaaaacaaatttggCACAACTCTGTGACATAATTTTCTA CTATCCCACAGCAATA TTTCTGGTTAAATGTTTTGCCTGTGTGCAGGGTTTTGTCCCCCATGTGGTGAGCACAGCTGCAGAGTGGGGAATGTCTATCTGCTtcatcctcttcttcttcacCTACATCCGCGAGTTCCAGAAGATCACGATGGAGGCTCAGATACGCCTGTTCACCGACGTCTTGTCTCTACCCTGCGACCTGGAGAGGAGCATAGGCAGTGAAGAGGTCATCCCTACATGA